The following coding sequences lie in one Crassostrea angulata isolate pt1a10 chromosome 10, ASM2561291v2, whole genome shotgun sequence genomic window:
- the LOC128166403 gene encoding UDP-GalNAc:beta-1,3-N-acetylgalactosaminyltransferase 1-like isoform X2 gives MRYRWKSALCRWKLVATCLSPIFVVFFFTLLLHQPSDGQISVQQRRAPEKPTLLTNYTKNPYNISHPYDVNFEELLVMKDSGQEIPLVPLNSHPYKYILNPSNVCNDPPPQNGSIFVLILIKSAPDNFHLRQTLRMSMEKNPIEQGYVRIVFLMGTSKKEHNKNILIENALYGDIVQQNFVDSYKNLTIKTVMGYNWAVEYCSNATHILYKDDDFHFNVKNLLKFLSNHEHPQSLLVGYRVEKAPVMRHQASPHFVKKEDYSNNKYPPYLAGGAYVVSMDVAKRFVVAFPYVKYIAVDDSYLGIVAMKLNVLPQMNDSLFSFKDCKDLDSKVIACRGYTSHKEVFSAWKMYVKRVLSKFYI, from the coding sequence ATGCGATACCGGTGGAAATCCGCTCTGTGTCGGTGGAAATTGGTGGCTACATGCCTATCCCCGATATTTGTAGTGTTCTTCTTTACTTTACTTTTACACCAACCGTCAGACGGCCAGATATCTGTTCAACAGAGAAGAGCCCCGGAAAAACCTACACTACTCACAAACTACACAAAAAATCCTTACAACATATCCCATCCGTATGATGTCAACTTTGAGGAGTTACTTGTGATGAAAGACAGCGGACAGGAGATTCCATTAGTACCTTTAAATTCGCACccgtataaatatattttgaatccATCCAATGTTTGTAACGACCCCCCTCCCCAAAATGGGTCAATATTTGTACTAATACTCATCAAAAGTGCGCCAGATAACTTCCATTTAAGGCAGACTCTTCGAATGTCAATGGAGAAGAACCCGATTGAGCAGGGCTATGTTCGAATCGTTTTCTTGATGGGAACGTCAAAGAAAGAACATAATAAGAACATTTTGATAGAAAATGCATTATATGGAGACATTGTGCAGCAAAACTTTGTGGATTCTTATAAAAATCTGACCATTAAAACCGTCATGGGATATAACTGGGCAGTGGAGTATTGCTCGAATGCTACTCACATACTTTACAAAGATGATGATTTCCATTTTAACGTGAAAAATCTACTGAAATTTCTGTCAAATCACGAACATCCGCAGTCGTTACTGGTGGGGTACAGAGTAGAAAAGGCCCCCGTGATGCGTCATCAGGCTAGTCCACATTTTGTGAAGAAAGAAgattattcaaataataaatatccGCCATATTTAGCTGGAGGTGCCTACGTGGTTAGTATGGACGTCGCCAAGAGGTTTGTTGTGGCATTCCCTTATGTCAAGTACATTGCAGTGGACGATTCTTATCTTGGAATCGTCGCAATGAAGCTAAATGTTCTTCCGCAGATGAACGAtagtttgttttctttcaagGACTGCAAAGATTTAGACTCCAAAGTGATTGCCTGTAGGGGATATACGTCTCATAAAGAGGTGTTTTCGGCGTGGAAAATGTACGTGAAGCGAGTTTTATCCAAATTTTACATCTGA
- the LOC128166403 gene encoding beta-1,3-galactosyltransferase 5-like isoform X3 gives MIYKKVKYNSRNHTSCLTRRLQIPIWKLFVYFVLTTVIIFVLQMQRPQFSFEWTLTTVTTSVATTTVKPTTTVVPTTEEEVIRYVNISSYNNTRTLTHEYDIDFVRFVSGVNNGKRFDLKPINVNPYVYITNPTTKCSNPPLKNNANISILILIKSEPDNFHLRQTIRWTWESFTAYHDYVRIVFLLGISPDQEDKNTDVLVEHARYNDIVQQNFIDKYRNLTLKTAMGYKWTEQYCSEATHVLMQDDDYHFNVKNLAAYIKRYKSPDSIFAGVLRLKSPTVRRPASKYYVSNQEYAHDIYPPFLVGNSYILSMRYAKQIAMIIPYVKSIPMADTYIGMLAMKLNISLKNEKDFTIKNCNDFQKVISCRGYTSTKEILKDWKNFVNRAILKIGSCDTGGNPLCVGGNWWLHAYPRYL, from the exons ATGATTTACAAGAAGGTCAAGTACAACTCAAG GAATCACACATCATGTCTTACAAGAAGATTGCAGATACCAATATGGAAGCTATTCGTGTACTTTGTATTGACTACAGTAATTATCTTTGTTCTACAAATGCAACGGCCACAATTCTCGTTTGAATGGACATTGACAACCGTCACAACATCAGTGGCTACCACCACGGTAAAACCAACTACCACCGTGGTACCCACGACTGAGGAAGAAGTAATCCGATACGTCAACATTTCATCCTATAATAACACTAGAACTCTAACCCATGAATATGATATTGACTTTGTGCGCTTTGTGTCAGGTGTCAACAATGGTAAACGATTTGATCTGAAGCCTATTAATGTGAACCCATATGTGTATATTACAAACCCGACCACCAAATGTTCAAACCCACCCCTCAAAAATAATGCCAACATAAGTATTTTAATTCTGATCAAGAGTGAACCAGACAATTTCCATCTACGACAGACAATCCGTTGGACCTGGGAATCTTTTACTGCGTATCACGACTACGTCAGAATCGTATTTCTCCTAGGAATTTCTCCGGACCAGGAAGATAAAAATACGGATGTTTTGGTGGAGCATGCGCGCTATAATGACATCGTGCAACAGAACTTTATAGACAAATATAGAAACTTGACACTGAAAACGGCGATGGGCTACAAATGGACTGAGCAATATTGTTCTGAGGCCACGCACGTACTAATGCAAGATGATGATTACCACTTCAATGTGAAGAATTTGGCTGCttatataaaaagatataaatcccCGGATTCGATTTTTGCAGGAGTTCTCCGGCTAAAGTCGCCCACGGTGCGAAGACCAGCTAGTAAATATTACGTATCCAACCAGGAGTACGCTCACGATATTTATCCTCCTTTTCTAGTCGGAAACAGTTACATTTTGAGCATGCGCTATGCGAAACAAATTGCAATGATTATCCCCTATGTAAAAAGCATCCCAATGGCAGATACATATATCGGCATGTTGGCGATGAAACTCAATATATCTCTAAAAAATGAGAAAGACTTCACCATAAAGAACTGTAATGATTTTCAGAAAGTGATATCTTGTCGAGGTTATACATCAACAAAAGAAATTCTAAAAGACTGGAAGAATTTTGTCAATAGAGCAATCTTAAAG ATTGGATCATGCGATACCGGTGGAAATCCGCTCTGTGTCGGTGGAAATTGGTGGCTACATGCCTATCCCCGATATTTGTAG
- the LOC128166403 gene encoding beta-1,3-galactosyltransferase 5-like isoform X1: MIYKKVKYNSRNHTSCLTRRLQIPIWKLFVYFVLTTVIIFVLQMQRPQFSFEWTLTTVTTSVATTTVKPTTTVVPTTEEEVIRYVNISSYNNTRTLTHEYDIDFVRFVSGVNNGKRFDLKPINVNPYVYITNPTTKCSNPPLKNNANISILILIKSEPDNFHLRQTIRWTWESFTAYHDYVRIVFLLGISPDQEDKNTDVLVEHARYNDIVQQNFIDKYRNLTLKTAMGYKWTEQYCSEATHVLMQDDDYHFNVKNLAAYIKRYKSPDSIFAGVLRLKSPTVRRPASKYYVSNQEYAHDIYPPFLVGNSYILSMRYAKQIAMIIPYVKSIPMADTYIGMLAMKLNISLKNEKDFTIKNCNDFQKVISCRGYTSTKEILKDWKNFVNRAILKVNI, translated from the exons ATGATTTACAAGAAGGTCAAGTACAACTCAAG GAATCACACATCATGTCTTACAAGAAGATTGCAGATACCAATATGGAAGCTATTCGTGTACTTTGTATTGACTACAGTAATTATCTTTGTTCTACAAATGCAACGGCCACAATTCTCGTTTGAATGGACATTGACAACCGTCACAACATCAGTGGCTACCACCACGGTAAAACCAACTACCACCGTGGTACCCACGACTGAGGAAGAAGTAATCCGATACGTCAACATTTCATCCTATAATAACACTAGAACTCTAACCCATGAATATGATATTGACTTTGTGCGCTTTGTGTCAGGTGTCAACAATGGTAAACGATTTGATCTGAAGCCTATTAATGTGAACCCATATGTGTATATTACAAACCCGACCACCAAATGTTCAAACCCACCCCTCAAAAATAATGCCAACATAAGTATTTTAATTCTGATCAAGAGTGAACCAGACAATTTCCATCTACGACAGACAATCCGTTGGACCTGGGAATCTTTTACTGCGTATCACGACTACGTCAGAATCGTATTTCTCCTAGGAATTTCTCCGGACCAGGAAGATAAAAATACGGATGTTTTGGTGGAGCATGCGCGCTATAATGACATCGTGCAACAGAACTTTATAGACAAATATAGAAACTTGACACTGAAAACGGCGATGGGCTACAAATGGACTGAGCAATATTGTTCTGAGGCCACGCACGTACTAATGCAAGATGATGATTACCACTTCAATGTGAAGAATTTGGCTGCttatataaaaagatataaatcccCGGATTCGATTTTTGCAGGAGTTCTCCGGCTAAAGTCGCCCACGGTGCGAAGACCAGCTAGTAAATATTACGTATCCAACCAGGAGTACGCTCACGATATTTATCCTCCTTTTCTAGTCGGAAACAGTTACATTTTGAGCATGCGCTATGCGAAACAAATTGCAATGATTATCCCCTATGTAAAAAGCATCCCAATGGCAGATACATATATCGGCATGTTGGCGATGAAACTCAATATATCTCTAAAAAATGAGAAAGACTTCACCATAAAGAACTGTAATGATTTTCAGAAAGTGATATCTTGTCGAGGTTATACATCAACAAAAGAAATTCTAAAAGACTGGAAGAATTTTGTCAATAGAGCAATCTTAAAGGTCAACATTTAG
- the LOC128168076 gene encoding replication protein A 32 kDa subunit-A-like, with translation MWNQGGYQDQGQGGFSSPGGFGTPQGTQGDRKSRNRAQNVLPCTTAEILSATQNDDKFYSGEIELSQITIVGLIIAVKESPTRIDYEVDDMTGPPLEVKQFVDNDESVPEPERIAALRENTYVRVYGTVRSFGGKRNVTAFKMVPVMDMNEVTYHMLEVTHSHLALSKHAASGMSSGAPMNSSTMGDNIYNNQDSGMISGLNQVQNQVHSIIQSNVTEEGASIENVCKQLRGVPERSVREAIEFLSSEGHIYSTIDEDHYKATDS, from the exons ATGTGGAATCAAGGAG GTTATCAGGACCAGGGTCAGGGTGGGTTTTCATCACCAGGAGGATTTGGAACACCACAGGGAACTCAGGGAGACAGAAAG AGTCGAAACCGAGCACAAAATGTTCTTCCTTGCACAACTGCTGAGATACTTAGTGCTACTCAAAATGACGACAAGTTTTACTCAGGAGAAATTGAATTGTCACAG ATAACAATTGTTGGACTCATCATTGCTGTAAAGGAATCCCCAACAAGGATAGACTATGAAGTAGACGATATGACAGGACCACCTCTAGAAGTAAAACAATTTGTTGACAATGAT GAGAGTGTACCAGAACCAGAGAGAATAGCAGCATTGAGAGAGAATACCTATGTCAGAGTGTACGGGACAGTGCGGTCATTTGGAGGGAAGAGGAACGTGACTGCATTTAAGATGGTGCCAGTCATGGATATGAATGAAGTTACTTACCACATGCTGGAAGTCACTCACAGCCATTTAGCTCTATCCAAACATGCAGCCAGT GGCATGTCCTCTGGAGCTCCCATGAATAGTTCCACGATGGGTGACAACATTTATAATAACCAGGACAGTGGGATGATTAGTGGACTCAACCAGGTCCAAAACCAG GTCCACTCAATCATCCAAAGCAATGTAACGGAGGAAGGTGCTAGCATTGAAAATGTCTGTAAGCAGTTACGAGGAGTCCCAGAGAGATCAGTCAG AGAGGCAATAGAGTTCTTGAGCAGTGAGGGGCATATTTACTCCACAATAGACGAGGATCATTACAAGGCGACCGACAGTTGA